In Halapricum desulfuricans, a single window of DNA contains:
- a CDS encoding DNA topoisomerase I, producing the protein MELIITEKDNAARRIADILSDGGADAERRNGVNVYGWGGKRCVGLSGHVVGVDFPGEYSDWRDVQPVELIDAEVVKSPTRENIVAALRSLAREADEAVIATDYDREGELIGKEAYELIRAETDVPIKRVRFSSITETEVKQAFAEPDDLDFDLAAAGEARQIIDLIWGAALTRFLSLSARQLGDDFISVGRVQSPTLKLIVDREREIEAFDPDDYWEIAAELAKNGTSFEAQYFYDDDGSEAERIWEESEAESAFERLHEQATATVESVRRRTRTDAPPAPFNTTAFIQAAGSLGYSAQRAMSIAEELYTAGYVTYPRTDNTVYPDDLDPEDLLESFTETSPFGEDAAALLGSDDIEPTRGDTESTDHPPIHPTGEFPDRNTLSEDEWEVYELIVRRFFATVAEPATWEHLRVVADADGLRLKANGKRLIEAGYHEVYPYSSASETHVPDVQEGEQLAIEDVDLQAKQTQPPRRYGQSRLVSKMEEMGIGTKATRHGTIEKLYDRGYIDGDPPRPTALAKAVVDAAEAFAELIVSEEMTAQLEEDMTAIANGEATLEDVTDESREMLERVFEELHDSREAVGEHLQESLKEDRTIGSCPECGSDLVIRKSRHGSYFVGCDGYPECEYTLPLPSKGEPLVMDETCEEHDTHHVKMLAGSDTFVHGCPRCQAEAADENEDRIIGDCPECGDEHGGELAIKHLRSGSRLVGCTRYPECEYSLPLPRRGEIEVLDERCEEHDLPHLRILDGDDDDDPWELGCPVCNYEAYQARNAVEDLEDLDGVGSKTAEKLSAAGVESPADLAGVEPDAVAEQVRGVSAEQVRDWQADLEA; encoded by the coding sequence ATGGAGTTGATCATCACCGAGAAAGACAACGCCGCACGGCGAATCGCCGACATCCTCAGCGACGGCGGGGCCGACGCCGAGCGGCGCAACGGCGTCAACGTCTACGGGTGGGGCGGCAAGCGCTGCGTCGGGCTGTCGGGACACGTCGTCGGCGTCGACTTCCCCGGGGAGTACAGCGACTGGCGGGACGTCCAGCCCGTCGAGTTGATCGACGCCGAGGTCGTCAAATCGCCCACCCGGGAGAACATCGTCGCGGCGTTGCGGAGCCTGGCCCGCGAGGCCGACGAGGCCGTCATCGCGACCGACTACGACCGCGAGGGCGAGCTGATCGGCAAGGAAGCGTACGAGCTCATCCGCGCGGAGACCGACGTCCCCATCAAGCGGGTCCGGTTCTCCTCGATCACCGAAACCGAGGTCAAGCAGGCGTTCGCCGAGCCCGACGATCTCGATTTCGATCTGGCCGCCGCGGGCGAGGCACGCCAGATCATCGACCTCATCTGGGGAGCGGCGCTGACGCGCTTTCTCTCGCTGTCCGCCCGGCAGCTGGGCGACGATTTCATCTCCGTCGGTCGCGTGCAGTCCCCGACGCTCAAACTGATCGTCGACCGCGAGCGCGAGATCGAGGCGTTCGATCCCGACGACTACTGGGAGATCGCCGCCGAACTGGCGAAAAACGGCACGAGTTTCGAGGCCCAGTACTTCTACGACGACGACGGCAGTGAAGCAGAGCGCATCTGGGAGGAGAGCGAGGCCGAGTCGGCCTTCGAGCGCCTGCACGAACAGGCGACAGCGACAGTCGAGAGCGTCCGTCGCCGTACCCGGACGGACGCCCCGCCCGCGCCGTTCAACACCACCGCGTTCATTCAGGCCGCCGGCTCGCTGGGCTATTCCGCCCAGCGAGCGATGTCGATCGCCGAGGAGCTGTACACCGCCGGGTACGTCACCTACCCGCGGACGGACAACACGGTCTATCCCGACGACCTCGATCCCGAGGACCTGCTCGAATCGTTCACCGAGACCAGCCCCTTCGGCGAGGACGCGGCGGCGTTGCTGGGCAGCGACGACATCGAGCCGACTCGCGGCGACACCGAGTCGACAGACCACCCGCCGATCCACCCGACGGGGGAGTTCCCCGACCGAAACACCCTCTCCGAGGACGAGTGGGAGGTCTACGAACTGATCGTCCGGCGGTTCTTCGCGACGGTCGCCGAGCCAGCCACCTGGGAACACCTGCGCGTGGTCGCCGACGCCGATGGCCTGCGGCTGAAGGCCAACGGCAAGCGTCTGATCGAAGCCGGCTATCACGAGGTCTATCCCTACTCCAGCGCCAGCGAGACCCACGTCCCCGACGTCCAGGAAGGCGAGCAACTGGCGATCGAGGACGTCGATCTGCAGGCCAAACAGACCCAGCCGCCACGACGGTACGGCCAGTCGCGGCTCGTCTCGAAGATGGAGGAGATGGGCATCGGGACCAAGGCGACTCGCCACGGGACGATCGAGAAGCTATACGATCGCGGCTACATCGACGGCGACCCGCCGCGTCCGACGGCGCTGGCGAAGGCGGTCGTCGACGCCGCGGAGGCGTTCGCAGAGCTGATCGTCAGCGAGGAGATGACCGCCCAGCTGGAAGAAGACATGACCGCCATCGCCAACGGCGAGGCCACCCTCGAAGACGTGACCGACGAGTCCCGGGAGATGCTCGAGCGCGTCTTCGAGGAACTGCACGACTCCCGCGAGGCGGTCGGCGAGCACCTTCAGGAATCGTTAAAGGAAGACCGGACGATCGGCTCCTGCCCGGAGTGTGGATCGGACCTGGTGATTCGGAAGTCCCGCCACGGGTCGTACTTCGTCGGCTGTGACGGCTACCCCGAGTGTGAGTACACGCTCCCGCTGCCCTCGAAGGGCGAGCCGCTGGTCATGGACGAGACCTGCGAGGAACACGACACCCATCACGTCAAGATGCTGGCCGGTAGCGACACGTTCGTCCACGGGTGTCCGCGCTGTCAGGCCGAGGCCGCCGACGAGAACGAAGACCGGATCATCGGGGACTGTCCCGAGTGTGGTGACGAGCACGGCGGCGAACTGGCGATCAAGCACCTCCGCTCCGGATCACGGCTCGTCGGCTGTACCCGCTATCCGGAGTGTGAATACTCGCTGCCGTTGCCCCGCCGCGGCGAGATTGAGGTGCTAGACGAGCGCTGTGAGGAACACGACCTCCCGCATCTGCGTATCCTCGATGGCGATGACGACGATGATCCCTGGGAGTTGGGCTGTCCGGTCTGCAACTACGA
- a CDS encoding ferredoxin, with the protein MATVEVDQDLCVGDQICASMEPEIFEMRDDGLAYVVDGMGELEDEAMIEAAKEAADACPVDAITVSE; encoded by the coding sequence ATGGCAACTGTTGAAGTCGATCAAGACCTTTGCGTTGGCGATCAGATCTGTGCATCGATGGAGCCGGAAATCTTCGAGATGCGCGACGACGGCCTCGCGTACGTCGTCGACGGGATGGGAGAACTCGAGGACGAAGCGATGATCGAGGCGGCGAAGGAGGCGGCCGACGCCTGTCCCGTCGACGCGATCACCGTCAGCGAGTGA